CAGCAAAATCGGCGTTCTCGAAGCCTTGATCGACAAGTGCGACAAGGTGCTGATCGGCGGAGGAATGATTTTCACCTTCTACAAAGCTCGCGGTCTGGCCGTTGGTAAGAGCCTCGTTGAAGAAGACAAACTCGAACTGGCCAAGGAATTGGAAGCCAAAGCAAAGGCCAAGGGCGTTGAGCTGCTGCTCCCCACCGATGTGTTGCTTGCCGACAACTTCGCTCCTGATGCCAACAGCCAAGTGGCAGACGTCACAGCCATTCCAGACGGCTGGATGGGACTCGACATCGGTCCTGATGCCATCAAGGTGTTCCAAGCTGCCCTGGCTGATTGCAAAACCGTGATCTGGAATGGCCCCATGGGCGTCTTCGAGTTCGACAAGTTCGCGGCTGGAACCAACGCCATTGCGACAACACTGGCTGAACTCAGCGGAAAAGGCTGCTGCACGATCATTGGCGGTGGCGATTCCGTTGCTGCTGTTGAGAAAGCAGGCCTGGCCGAGAAGATGTCTCACATCTCCACCGGTGGTGGAGCCAGCCTCGAGCTGCTGGAAGGCAAGGTGCTTCCAGGCGTCGCCGCACTGGACGACGCCGCTTGATTCAAGCCACAACACCAAACAGCTGATCGATCAGCTGAATTCAGGGCCGTTCCAATTGGAGCGGCCTTTTTTCTGTAATCGTCGCCGCTCTGGCCTAGGCGGAAGTCCCAGTCGCTGCCGTTCTGCCGTCATGGCAGCGCGTGCCTCCTTAAATAATTCCCGTCGGCCTTGGCGTTGCTCCTGCTTACACACCCGAAAGGCATCGATGGTGTTGGCCGATTGAATACATCGTTGCTTGGCTGCCAACAAAGCCTTCTGCTGGTCAAAACTGCTCAACTCCCAGCGGCGCCGTGCCTCAAAAAGCTGCTGCTTTTGCGCATCCGTAAGCGTTAATCGAGCCGCGCGCGACTTCATTGGAGACTCAGCCCATCCCGTAGCGGGGTGGAGAGCGGCGGCAGCAAACGCGGCACAAGGGATGACCAGATACCGCTTCCAATGCTTAGGCGTAACCATGCGAATCATTCACACAACGCACTCATCCTGAAAGCAAGATCCCGTCAAAATCTGACCCAAATGGGCATCAAGCATGACCGGATCTAACCAGGACGCTTGAGCATGCCGCTCCACTGCGATGCCTGGAAAAATGAATCAGCTGTCAACCACCCAGGAGCACACCAACTCTGAAACTCGCCAATGATCAACGTTCACCCCTGAATCCGCCTATAGCGGTGGCCATGGTGGGACTTGGCGCCCTGGGATTACCCATCGCCGTCAATCTGCGACGCGCCGGCTACTCGCTCAACGTGCACACCCGCAGCCGCTCAGCGGAATCGGCGGCAGAGCTTCTGGACGATCAAGGACCCACAGTGACCTCCAGCAGCTCCCCAAAAGAAGCGGTGAGCGGCTGTGCAGTCCTGCTGATTTGCGTCAGCGATGACACCGCAGTGCAAGACGTTCTCTGGGGAGACAGCGGAGCTGGCTATTCACTCAGACCAGGAAGCTTGGTGATCGATTGCTCCACGATCGCCCCAGCCACGGCAGCAGCGATGGCCAAGCGGCTATCGGAACGAAATGTGCACTACATCGATGCTCCTGTGACAGGCGGCACAGAAGGAGCCAAGGCAGGCACGCTCACCGTGCTCTGTGGTGGCAACACCATGGCGCTAGAGCAGGCCCATCCGCTACTGGAGGTCATCGGTGGATCAATCCATCACTTCGGGCCCGTTGGCAGTGGTCAACAGGTGAAAGCGGTGAACCAGGTCCTGGTAGCCGGAAGCTATGCCGCTGTTGCAGAAGCCATCGCTCTCGGGCAACATCTGCGACTCCCCATGGAGCACGTTGTGGCAGCACTGCTTGGTGGAGCTGCAGGATCTTGGGCCCTGCAACACCGTTCAGCCGCCATGCTTTCCGATCAATACCCGCTCGGCTTCAAACTCGCGCTCCATCACAAGGATCTGAAGATCGCGCTTGCCGCGGCCAAGGAACAGCAGTTGGAATTACCGCTGACCCAATTGGTTCTCGAACAAGAGTCGGAGCTCATGCAACAGGGACTGGGGAACGCCGATGTGTCCGCGTTGAGGCGCTGCTACCCAGCTCACCCCAGTTAAGGCTGGAGCTGACTTTTGTCATCCACAACTCGCACTTGCTTGCTCACACTCACCACACCTTCGGGATGTACCAACAAGGCAGCCCAGGTTTGGATGCCCGGCTTGAACGGAGCCTGAACAGACTTAAACAGGCCGCCCCCGCCGAGCGGCTGGAGCTGGATGTCTGGACTCTCTTGCCCCAACACCTGCTCAGGGGTAAGCGCAATCAAACCACCCGCCATCAGAGCATCACCCAAAGGCTTGTCGACCACCACATCCACGTCGTACCGAGTTCCGGTGAGCACGATGTCGGGGATGAGCAAGCTGATCGGAAGCGGCTCCTTGGCACTGGTCATAACCGATTGATCGCTAAGAATTTCCTGATTGGCAATCAGGCCACTCTCAGTGGTCACCGCGAGACGTTGATTGGCATAAAAGGAATAACTCAAGCCGTCCTGCTGGCGTCTCCCAGTAACAGAAATCTGCATGGTCGAGCGCCCATCTGATGTGGGCGTGCCGGGCCTCACCGACCAGTTCAGCTGAGGGAAACGGCTACTGAACAGGCGGTAACGCTCCTCCAGACCACCAAATTGCTCAGGCGTAAACAGAGCCTTCAACGCTGCAGCACTACCTTCCGACTGATTGAGGGCGACTTCCAAGCGCTTACTTAAATCAAACGGAGCCTGGGTCACAGCCCGACCCGACAAGGGGAGTGCAAGGGCGGAGCCAAGCAGCAATGACACCAACGAGGCACGGAGAGCCCTAGACATAAAGACAACCCCAGAGTCCATCTAAGTTAGGGCGCTCTTTCTTTTCCCGCTCGACCTCATGCCTCGGCTTCTTGTTGCTGCCAGCGGCACCGGAGGGCACTTGTTTCCAGCCCTCTCCGTTGCAGATGCTCTGCTGGAGCCATGGAGCGTGCGCTGGGTGGGCGTTCCCGACCGCCTGGAGACAAGCCTTGTTCCAGGCCGCTATCCCCTCACCACCGTCAAGGCTGGTGGATTGCAAGGTCGAGGACTGCGCAAACTCATCCAACTGATCCAATTGCTGGCAGCCAGCGGCAGCATCCGCCGCCTGATTCAACGGGAACGCATCGATGCCGTCTTCACGACAGGCGGATACATCGCTGCACCAGCAATCCTGGCGGCACGGTGGTGCGGCATCCCCGTAGTACTTCACGAATCCAATGCCATTCCTGGCCGGGTAACACGCTTGCTTGGCCGATTTTGCACCCGTGTTGCCGTGGGCCTTGAGGCTGCTGCACCGCGCATCCAAGGCTGCCGAGCGGTGGTGACCGGAACCCCTGTGCGGGCTGCTTTTCTCCAGCAACAATCCCTACCCACGTGGGTCCCTCAGGGCAGCGGACCCCTGCTTGTGGTGATCGGCGGAAGCCAAGGCGCTCTGGGGCTGAATCGGATGACGCGCGAGCTGTTTCCTTCCTTACTCAGTAGCGGCTGCCGCATCGTGCATCTCACCGGCAGCAATGATCCCGATGTGGGTTGCATCGAACACCCCTTGCTGGTGGAGCGACCGTTCAGCGATGAGATTCCGGCCTTGCTCCAACACGCCGACCTTGCCATCAGCAGAGCCGGTGCCGGCAGCCTGAGTGAACTGGCCGTTAGCGGAACACCCACCGTGCTGGTGCCCTTCCCCCAAGCGGCCGATCGCCATCAAGATGCCAATGCCGTATGTGCTGCAGCGGTTGCCGCTGCCGTGATCGTGCATCAACACGACCCCAGCGAGACGACTCTTCGCGACACGGTCTGGCGCCTGCTCGGATCAAAACTGCCAGGCGGCGATCCAGGCGCTAATCCACTGCCGGAGATGGGGCAAGCGATGCGGGAGCTTGGCGTGGAGGATGCGGATCAGAAACTGGTGACTCTGCTCGAAGGACTGCTGAACTGAATACGCCTGAGAGCGCGAAGGATGCGTTGATTCCCCCGCCGATCTTGCAGACCAATGCGCAGCCAACGCTCCCCCAACCCTGCGAAAGAACGGCAATCCCGAAGCAAAACGCCGTCGAGAGCTAGACGCTCCCGCAGCTCCAGCAAGGACTGCTCGCCTTGGATCAGCAGGTAATTGGCAGCTGAGGGATAGGCCTTTAATCCAGGGATGGCCTCAAGTTGTGCCCGAAACCACGTGCCTTCTTTTTGCACCCACTGCTGAACGCGCTGTTGCCATCGATGCAAGCCAACCGGGTCGTTCATCACAGCCACTCCAGCAGTAATCGCCAAACCATTCACCGGCCAGGGATCTCTCCATCCATGCCATCGATGCAAACGATCGGGAGCCGCAACGGCATAGCCCAGACGCAAACCCGCAATCGCAAACAATTTCGTGAGACTGCGAATCACCACGAGATTGGGATGATCTGTCACCAAGGGCAGTAACGACTGACCTTCACCCCCTGGCACCAGAGGAAGAAAGGCCTCATCACAGATCACCAGGGAGTATCGAGCCAACAAGGGTTCCAGTGAACAACGGCTCCAAAGCTGACCGGTGGGGTTGTGGGGATTGGTGATCCAAACCACATCGGTCGTCTGCTTCAAGGCGCTCAATGGAAAGGGTTGCGGCCAACAGTTGCTCCACTCCAAGGGCAAAGGCAACTTCTCCATCGCGCCACCCCAACAAGCCAAAGCTCGGGAATAGTCGGCAAATCCAGGCTGAAGCAGAACATTGAGACCAGCGGCGGTTGCATCGCGAGCCGCCCATGTGAACAACTCAGCTGCCCCATTCCCTCCAAGCACCTGATCAGGATCCACCCCATGCCATGACGCGATCGCAGAGCGCAAATCGGTCTGAGCGCGGTCGGGATAATCACGCAGAGGCTGGCCCTGAATGGCAGCGGCGAGCGCTCTACGCAGAGCGCGAGGGGGACGGAATGGCACCAACGAGGCGCTTGCATCCAGCACCTGAGAGGGTTGCATCCCCAGCCGACGGGCTTCCTGGCTGAGATTGCCTCCATGGGGAGGAAGGCGGTTGCTCACGCCGACTTGTGCTGGATGTACCCATCCTGCCCAGCCATCCTTCAAGCCGTGCTCGACGAAGACCGAGAAGCCCGATACAACGCAGTACAACCAAGCAAGCCCACGTGTTGAACCCGTCCCGCTTGATGCCCTTGCTTGGTTTATGGCTGATCGCCAGCCCCCTGCAAGCCGAGAGCGTGGATGACCTCATCAAAGTGCTCCAGGAGGGTGATTGCCGCAACTGCCGCCTGGCCGATGCCGACCTTGTGCATGCCGATTTGCGCGATGCCGACTTACGCGACGCTCGATTGCAGCGAGCCAATCTTGGAGAAGCCCAATTGGACGGGGCTGACTTACGCGGAGCCAATCTCAGCTTCACCAGCTTGCGCGGGGCTTCCCTCCGTGGCACCAATCTTGAAGGCAGCATCCTGCATGGCACCGACCTGCGATTTGCCGATCTCAGTGGCGCTCGCCTGAGCCCCAACGCTTTAGAAAAAGCGCATTGGCAAGGCGCCACGGGAATCAGCCGTGACATACGAAGCCACGCCTCGCTGCACAATGCTGGCGTAGAAGCTTCACAATCAGGACGGTGGCCTGAAGCCGAAAAACTCTTTGGCGCCGCAATCCTCAGATCCCCTCAAGAGCCATTGAGCTGGGTCGCGAGAGGCATCAGTCGTAGCGAATTAGCCAAGGACGATCTCGCTGCACAAGATTTCCGGTATGCAAGCGCACTATTTAAAAAGGGCGGCAATCAAGAAGTTGCCAATCAACTTCAAACAGTGGCTGAAATGGTTCAAACGCGTCGGACAAAAACTCAGAAAAAACCTGAAGGAAAAGGCTGGGGCGGGCAATTACTAGGGGGCGTTACTGCAACTGCTCAAGCTTTAGCCCCACTTGCGATAAAAGCACTGATCCCTCTCGGCATTGGCTTTTGAAAGAAGTGTTTTAGACAATCAAAAGGCATCGTTTGACATAAGCTGACGAGCAGCCGGAAGAGACGGCTGATATCCATAGCCATAATTTCCTCCTTGATCATCACTAATTATCTTAGGAGTAACTAGAACAACAAGCTCTCTCTTCGCCCGATCACGAGTCGACTCACGAAAAAATTGGCCTATCAGAGGAAGATCCCCTAAAATAGGCCACTTACGAACTTGCTGAGCATCACGATCTGAAATAACCCCCGTCAAAATAAGTGTTTGACCATCGCGGACCCTTAGAGACCCAGTATCAAGCCTACGCACACTTAAAATACTTCTAGGACCACAACCCTCAACATTTTGGGTTCCAGTAACAGCAGCAATTGTAGGAGAGAGGCTGAAACTAACAAACCCATTATCATCAATTTTAGACACACGCGCGCCAAACGTTAGACCAGCGGTTCCAAGAATAGGCTGACAAGAATTAGGCGCACCATTCTGCCCCGCACTAACGGAATAATTGACTGTTTCTTGGGTGCCTACAGTCACGAAAGACTCGTTCGCCTTGGAGCGACCTATTGTTGCGGTCTGCAATGCGGAGTTTCCAACGCTGGTAGCTACATCAGCACCCCCAGAAATCTCAACAGGGTTTTCACTTAAAATCAGGGTAGGAGAAGCTAAAGTCTTGGTACTATTGGATATAATAATAGACCGAATTAAATCTAACAAATTATCCTTAGGGAATACATTCCCAGGGTTGATTCGACTCGGAGTTGGGCTCGGGGGAATCAAGCGATCGGCAATTTGCGCGTCCCGCCCGGACACAATCTCCCTCTGAAACTTGCCACTTTCAGCCCCTCCCGCGATCGCATCGAAATTAGAATTATTAGGGGGGAGCAAATTACCAAAAGCCCCAACAAGCTCACCTCTATCACTTACGATAAAATTATTACCGTAGCGAAAAGCAAAACTATTTGAAATCGCGGAGTCATTATCCAAAGAGACATCCAAAATCCGCACCGATAAAGCAACCTGCCTTTGGCGCAAATCAATTTGTCTCAAATACCCCTCAGCAAGCTTCACCAAGAGTGAATCTCCGATCAAGGTAATCGTTTGAAGCCTTGAATCAGTTGTACCGATCAAACCGACCAAAGGGCCTTGACCTGAAGAATAAGAACGTATCTCAATCTGTTCTGAAGTATTGGAAATGCTATTACTCGCGTCGCCAGACGCCTCTTCAAGAATAGATGTGGTTTTCAAAGGGACGGGCTCTTGAATACTTGCACCCAAGCTCCCCAAATATTTTGCCGCCGAGACTGCTGAAGATTGATTGAGTCGATACACCTTCGACATCTGAGGGCCAAATGTATTAGCAGAAACTTTTGATCCCACCATGAGAGTGCGACCATCTAATTTTCCCTGCAGGCCAGAGGCAAGCAGAACTCCATTGAGAGCCCTCGCATAGGACTCGTTCTGAAAAGCAATCGAAACAGGTCGGCTAGGTAAAGCAACATCCTTACTGCCTCCATCCTGTTCACCAACAAACACGAAGCCATAGCCCCCTAAACGAGCCAAGGCCATCAACGCATCCTTGGCAGGCGCATTGTTCAGAGTGAGGGTGACCGGCGGCCCGCTCACATTCACATAACTGCGGTTCTGCATCACCATCGTCCCCACTGCCATATCACCGAGAGGAGGCGCAACGGCGCGCGGGCGCAGAGGAGGGGCGTACTGCGTTTGAGGGACACGCCCCGGTGTATTCAGATTGAGGCGTCCCGTTTGCAATGTGGGAGCAACAACCAAACCTGGAAACTTGAGAATTAGATCCCGACCATCGGCGCTCACCACAGGATCTTTCAAGGGCCGACCTGGACTTGGCTTCACCTTCAACGCATAGGAGCTGCCGCTACCAACCAGAGTGGCGGACTGAATTCCAATCACAGGATCCGAAAGCCGCACCTGACCATTGCGGACCCCCGGTGCCCCCTGGGTCTGCAAACTTCCCTCCCAAACTTGGCCGTTCAGGCGCTGCTGCAGAAATGGCTGATCGCCAACTCCTTCAATAACAAGTTCCACGCCTTCATTGCCACGACGCAAACTCAAGTTCATGGAGCCCTGGCTCTGAGCTCTGATCGCCCCAGCACCTCCAAGCCCAAACATCACGTCACATTCAGCCAATGCAAGGCTGCCAATCAACGCCAATGGAATCAGCCGGGAGGGTCTCGAGGGCATTCCCACGCCTGATTCACAAACACTATGGGCGGATGGTATCGAGCGAAACCCTTAGGAGCCAGCCCTAAAACACAGCATTGAATTGATTCAGGATGGCGCCCTGACCTTGGACTGAGGCGCGGATTCCAGGGATTCTTTCGCGTCCTGATCCCCATCAGTTGTCTTGTCAAAAAAACTCAGCTTGAGCTTGAGCTCGGTCAACGGTGGCCCCTCAGGGGCCCCGTCAGCATTGGTCTCTAACGGAACTGCCTTGAGCTCAAGATCACTGGGCTGAACCAGGAGTTCCAGTGTCTCCATGGCACGCAAGAACTGCAGCACCCCTACATAAGGTCCACGCACCTGCAGCAGCACCGCCGTTTTCTCATACCCCTTCAAATCAGAAGGAGCACCATCCTCAGCTCCAGCATCCCCTTTTTGATTGTCTTGTCGGGGAGAATCAGTCACAACAGGCGCATCTGGGACGGGTTCATAGCGTTCAATCAACACACCGCTCTCAGCCGCGGTACGACTCAGCTGGGTGAGGAAGGTCTCGATCTCGCCGCGACCCGCCACCAAATTCACCACCAGAGCTTGCTGTTGTTCCGCCAACACAAGCTTTTGTTGCTCTTGCTTAACCCGAGCAGCAATCAAGGAAAGTGACTGCTGCTGACCTTTGAGCTCAGAGATCCGACGCGTCCGTTCCGCTGATGCCAACCAATGGGGGAGTCCAAAAGTTGCAAACAGCCCGGCACCTATTAAGACACCCATAAGCAATGGGGCACCAACCAACACCCGTTGCCGCGTTACATACTTTTGCCATGGGCTACCACTACCACTCAGGTTCGTCACAAGCTGACCCCACGTTCCTCAAGTAGTTGATATCGATACGCCAAGCCGACGGCCCCCAACTCCTGAAGTTGAATCAGAGATAGGCGAATCTTTGGATTCAGAGCCCACTCCACGCTGAAAGTCACAGCAGGAGCATCCCCGTCCTCTCTCATGATCTTCATCACCTTGACACCTTGTTGCCGAGTGATGGGCAGTTGAGAAAGTGAGAGCACAAGGGCATTGATGCGTTCGAGAGGCCCTGGATTATTTCCAATCTGTACCCGGCCTAGCAATTTAATTTGCGTCTCACCAACCAACAGCTCCTCCAATTGAATGCCCTCAGGTGTGATGCGTCTGAGCTGCTCCAACAGAGGAGATCCACCGCGGAAAGCCACAAGCTGTTGCGCGAAAACATCGGTTTTCTTATTCACCGAGGCGGTTTTACCCCTCAGCAGCCGCAACTGCGCTTCTGCAGCAGTGACGCGTTGTGCGACCGGCTCAAGCAACTCCAACTGCCGCTGTTGCTGCTGCCCCCTCCAGCTCAAAACTGCGGTAATCGCTACAGTAAGCAGAAGAAAAGCTCCACCCAGCAACGCACCTCGCCTCAGCAGAAAGCGGGTAGGAGCAAAAGGGACGGGTTGAGCAGACAGCCCCAACTCGATGCGCCGCTCCCGGAGCAGATCAACTGGGGCCCCTGCGCGTCCCCTCATGATCTGCTCTCCGCAGGAGGAGCCTTCAAGGCCAACTGAAGCAGTGACATCTCACCATCTGAAACAAGCGGGCCATGGAGACCAGCACCATGACCTTCCTTCCATCGTCCTTTCCAGCTCGGTCCAGCTGTAATCCACCAGCTGCGCATTGCATCCACCTGCCCTTGTTTCTGGTCCCATGCATCGAGAAGGAACAGCACCTCATCTCTGACAGACGGGAGCTGCGTGGCTTGCAACACAACATCAAATTCAGGCAGGCCCTCGCACAACAACACAAGACGCCAGATCCCTTCAGACTCAATCAGCCAAGCCCACTCTCCCTCCAGGGGTTCGTTGAGAGTCTGCAGTGCTCGCCATGCAGCAACCAAAAGCCACTCCGCTTGGCAGAGATTGAGATCTGCTGACGCCACCGTGTCGATCCAGGCCTGCAGGATCAACCGATCAGCTCCCACCACCATCGCCATATCCCTGTCTTTCAACGAAGTCCAAGCGACATAGGACTCTTGCCATTGCAACGGCCAGGTCATCTCGGGTGCAAGCGCTCGCAGGGAGGTGGCATCACCCAGACCAGCTGCACCCTCCAGCAGTCGCCAATTACATGTCGGCAAAGGCAGCAACAGTTCCAACTCCACACACACAGAGGCAATACCCTGTTCGATCAGCAGATCCGCAACCATCTCAGCCAGAACCTCCCGTTGGAGCGGCACCCCTCCCTGACAAAGGCCCGGAGGAAGCTCGGTATTAATGATGTACTGCTGCCCCTGATCCCACCACGCCAAACTCAGGACACGATCAGAAGCAGCAAGAACCACGCGCCGCCGAGTGACCAAGCCAGTGATCTGACCCAGCAAGCCATCCAGGGCCGGGAAGCGATCGCGCAGATCAGCCAGCTCCAAGTTCTATTCCTCGATGCGTCATGAAGGATGTGCAGAAAGCGTATCGACTACTTCCAGGGCGCGCCGCTTCCGATCGCCTCACTTAGATGGCGAAAGCCATGGAGATCGAGCTGGCTGATCAAACCCTCAAGGATGCGTGGAACCAAATCAGGACCTTCATAAATCCAACCGGTGTAGAGCTGCACGAGGGACGCGCCAGCAGCCATGCGTTCCCAGGCCGCCTCGGCTGATGAGATTCCCCCAACTCCTATCAACGGCAAAGCCGGCCCAGCGCTGGCACGCAGTCGCCGAATCACTTCCACAGCGCGGTAGCGCAAGGGATCACCACTCAGCCCACCAGCTTCTTCCGCAAGGCTTCGGCCGGTCTGCGCGATCAGCCGCTGTCCCAAACCCAGTCGATCAAGACTGGTATTGACAGCGATGACACCAGCCAAACCTTCCTCGTAAGCCAATCGAGCGATGCCATCAATGGCATCGTCCTCAAGATCAGGTGCGATCTTCACTAGAAGTGGTGGGCAAGCTGGCAACCGTCGCAGCCGCTCGACCAAGCGACGCAATTGAGTTGAATCCTGCAGATCTCGCAAGCCTGGAGTATTGGGAGAACTCACATTGATCACGGCATAGTCAGCCCAAGGAGCAAGACATTCCAAGGAAGCGGCGTAGTCATCAGGGGCCTGCTCCAAAGGAGTGAGTTTCGACTTCCCGAAATTGATGCCAAGCACAGCCGGACGATGGCCTGGCGCTGGCAACGCTTGCCGCTCAAGGGTCCGTTGCATCGCCTCTGCACCGTTATTGTTGAAACCCATACGGTTCAGGGCAGCCCGTTCAGCAGCGAGCCGAAACAGGCGGGGTCTGGGGTTACCGGGTTGACCATGCCAAGTAACGGTGCCCACTTCAGCAAATCCGAACCCAAAGCAATCCCACACCCCAGCCGCAACACCGTTTTTATCGAACCCCGCAGCCAAACCCACGGGATTGCTGAATCGACAACCAAACAGAACTTGCTCCAGCCGCAGATCCTGACGCTGAAGCTCCGTGGCAACGCCCTCCAATACGGATGAGATGCCAGGCCAACGGCGGCGCAGGCTTACCTGTGCGAGGGCCTGCAAAGCCGTCTGGCTGAGCTGTTCTGCATCCACCCCCTCATCACGGGCCAATTGCGGTCCCAACCATCGCCGATAAAAACCGGCGGTGGACAACACCCCGGGGGATGACGCATCAGCCATCTGGGCTCCTAGGTCTCTGTCGATCCTGCCGGGTCGCGTCGCAACCGCCAGCGATCATTCTCCACAGGCTCCACCATCCAGTCACGCCAACGCCAAGAACCTTGACGTTCTGACAAACGATTGAGGGGTTGTTCCACCAACTGAGCCAACTCAACAGCCGTTAACGCATACCCTCCGGAAGCCAAGCGATCAGCGAGTTCCATTCGTGTGAGCAACTTCTGCAAAGACACAGGTGCTGAATCCACCAAGGGCTGAGGTGGGGCCGCTGAAGGTGAAGCTAAAGATGGGGGTGTTTGCTTTCGTCCTTTGGAATAAGCCACTGCAATTTGATCCACCCTGTCGTTGTCAGGGTCTCCGCTGTGACCTTTGACATAGCTGAGGGGCACCTCAGCAAGCCGAGCCTGATCAAGCGCCTGCCAAAGATCCTGGTTGAGCACTGGCTTTCCTGCTGCAGTGCGCCAGCCCTTGCGCTTCCAACCAGCCATCCAACTGCCGAGTCCGTCGATGAGGTATTTGCTGTCGGTACGCAGAGTGAGATTCGGATGAAGTGGCAATTCAGCCAAGCGTTGCAAGGTGGCAAGCGCAGCCTGTAACTCCATGCGGTTATTGGTTGTAGCCGGATCCGCACCACCAAATTCCTCCACGCTTCCGTCTTCAAAGCGAATCAACGCACCCCAGCCGCCCGGGCCTGGATTGCCGCTGCAAGCACCATCCGTCGCTGCTGCCACGACGCGACCACGTCCATCAGGTTCCTCAGCCATTGATTCCACCACCGGATATTCGGTACAACAGGTCATTGTTCTCCAATTTGGAGCCCCCGTTAATGCGGCGAACCTACCTCCGGCGGCTCCTTCTGACCGGAACAGCACTGATGTTGGGGGCTAGTTTCTCTGCGCTGCCAGGGTGGACCCGTTCGTTGTTTGACAGCAAACCACTCAAGCAAGACCAGTTTGCGATCCTGGCCAGGGCCGTTGGCCGTGACGGTTGGAAGCTATTGGTCCTTGAGCAGATCAAAGCCCGTCCTCTTTGTTGGAAAGATCAAGCTGATGGACTGGTTGAGCCCTCGCTAAACGGTTTTGATTTCACAGGGATATGCAGCCGATATCTCGACAGCAATGGGTATTCACTGCGTACGGCCGGAGAAGACACACAAAAATCCGTTCGCTTACGCCTTCGGCAAGGGCGCAACGGGCTTGAGCTTCACGCTCTGGACCCCAACCGCAGTACTGCAGTCGTGGTGGCCAAGGCGAGACAAGCCAAACGCAACAAAGATTCTTTCGTCAAGCTCAAACTGGAACCGGGCTGGCAACTTGAGCGTCGGGCCTATCAAGGAAGAACCCTGAGCCACGTGTATTTCGCCCACAACGAATCGTTGAATCAATTGAGAGCGAAGGCTTCAAAGCGTCCAAGCCGTTTGCTTCGGATGTCGACAGTGGCCCAGGCACCAAGGGCACCAAGGTCCCCATCCAGTTATTCCGGTAAGGGGCCCATCCGCCTCGAAGTGATTCCATTCCGCCCATGAACGAAGCTTCAAGGACAGTTGGATGAGCGACAACTGCTATCACCCCAACCAAGCAATTCTGCCTATGTTCATGACGTGAGGAGTGCTTTACGCCTCTTTCAGGGTCGAAACAAGGAAAGACTCCTGAATGAGTTCTTCTTAAAAGACCTTGCCTTTGGCAGGGTTTTTTATTGTCGAAAAGCCGCGGCCATTAAGCCATAAAAAAGCCGGTTCAGAGAACCGGCAGAGAGGATTGAATGGGTAGAGACCTGTTTTTTAGAAGCAGGGGCTCCAACAGATCACTTGATTGTGACCTTGCCACCCACTTCTTCGATGGCCTTTTTCAAGGCTTCAGCGTCGTCTTTGGAGACGCCTTCCTTGATGGCCTTTGGAGCAG
The Synechococcus sp. CC9311 DNA segment above includes these coding regions:
- a CDS encoding ribonuclease H, with the protein product MAEEPDGRGRVVAAATDGACSGNPGPGGWGALIRFEDGSVEEFGGADPATTNNRMELQAALATLQRLAELPLHPNLTLRTDSKYLIDGLGSWMAGWKRKGWRTAAGKPVLNQDLWQALDQARLAEVPLSYVKGHSGDPDNDRVDQIAVAYSKGRKQTPPSLASPSAAPPQPLVDSAPVSLQKLLTRMELADRLASGGYALTAVELAQLVEQPLNRLSERQGSWRWRDWMVEPVENDRWRLRRDPAGSTET
- a CDS encoding DUF3747 domain-containing protein: MRRTYLRRLLLTGTALMLGASFSALPGWTRSLFDSKPLKQDQFAILARAVGRDGWKLLVLEQIKARPLCWKDQADGLVEPSLNGFDFTGICSRYLDSNGYSLRTAGEDTQKSVRLRLRQGRNGLELHALDPNRSTAVVVAKARQAKRNKDSFVKLKLEPGWQLERRAYQGRTLSHVYFAHNESLNQLRAKASKRPSRLLRMSTVAQAPRAPRSPSSYSGKGPIRLEVIPFRP
- a CDS encoding quinone-dependent dihydroorotate dehydrogenase → MADASSPGVLSTAGFYRRWLGPQLARDEGVDAEQLSQTALQALAQVSLRRRWPGISSVLEGVATELQRQDLRLEQVLFGCRFSNPVGLAAGFDKNGVAAGVWDCFGFGFAEVGTVTWHGQPGNPRPRLFRLAAERAALNRMGFNNNGAEAMQRTLERQALPAPGHRPAVLGINFGKSKLTPLEQAPDDYAASLECLAPWADYAVINVSSPNTPGLRDLQDSTQLRRLVERLRRLPACPPLLVKIAPDLEDDAIDGIARLAYEEGLAGVIAVNTSLDRLGLGQRLIAQTGRSLAEEAGGLSGDPLRYRAVEVIRRLRASAGPALPLIGVGGISSAEAAWERMAAGASLVQLYTGWIYEGPDLVPRILEGLISQLDLHGFRHLSEAIGSGAPWK
- a CDS encoding pilus protein, which translates into the protein MRGRAGAPVDLLRERRIELGLSAQPVPFAPTRFLLRRGALLGGAFLLLTVAITAVLSWRGQQQQRQLELLEPVAQRVTAAEAQLRLLRGKTASVNKKTDVFAQQLVAFRGGSPLLEQLRRITPEGIQLEELLVGETQIKLLGRVQIGNNPGPLERINALVLSLSQLPITRQQGVKVMKIMREDGDAPAVTFSVEWALNPKIRLSLIQLQELGAVGLAYRYQLLEERGVSL